One genomic window of Malaciobacter molluscorum LMG 25693 includes the following:
- a CDS encoding Do family serine endopeptidase produces MKSKFLIISTLIATNLLANSIDFNMAQKDVQRVTPSTTKQLLSFNDSVKDAMKSVVNISAQRHINASANIPLQMFNDPIFKRFFGDQFGNQFQQDRIQRSLGSGVILSKDGYIVTNNHVIENAEEISVTIGDDSTEYDAKVIGKDPDSDIAVIKINGSNFTPIKVGYSKDLKIGDVIFALGNPFGIGSTVTQGIVSALNKNKVGINRYENYIQTDASINPGNSGGALIDSRGALIGINSAILTKSGGNNGIGFAIPINMVKNVVSKLIKDGKVTRGYLGVVIDDLNPNLSKVYNHRKGALILDVSPDTPAKKYGLRRGDLIYAINDKPVRDRADLQNIIASFKPNQKITLNIERDKKNLKFDIVLGNRSGLIVSTANNGKFLGGLALAELDPNVIKRFRINSNVSGVLITNVEPKSKAEKAGFQPGDVIVQIEDMQIKSFVNVQQAIRKYNNVHKRVYVNRYGQTILLVIK; encoded by the coding sequence ATGAAATCAAAATTTTTAATTATTTCAACATTGATAGCTACTAATCTACTTGCTAACTCTATAGATTTTAATATGGCACAAAAAGATGTTCAAAGAGTTACACCAAGTACGACAAAACAACTGCTATCATTTAATGACAGTGTAAAAGACGCAATGAAATCTGTTGTAAATATTTCAGCACAAAGACATATAAATGCATCTGCAAATATTCCACTTCAAATGTTCAATGACCCTATTTTCAAAAGGTTTTTTGGAGATCAATTTGGAAATCAATTCCAACAAGATAGAATTCAAAGATCTCTAGGTTCTGGTGTAATTTTATCAAAAGATGGATATATAGTTACAAATAACCATGTTATTGAAAATGCTGAAGAGATAAGTGTAACTATTGGAGATGACTCAACTGAATATGATGCAAAAGTTATAGGTAAAGATCCAGATAGTGATATTGCAGTTATTAAAATAAATGGTAGTAACTTTACTCCTATTAAAGTTGGATATTCAAAAGATTTAAAAATTGGAGATGTAATATTTGCACTTGGAAATCCATTTGGTATAGGAAGTACAGTAACTCAAGGTATCGTATCTGCATTAAATAAAAATAAAGTTGGTATAAATAGATATGAAAACTATATTCAAACTGATGCTTCTATAAATCCTGGAAATTCTGGTGGAGCATTGATTGATAGTAGAGGTGCATTAATTGGTATAAATAGTGCAATTCTTACAAAAAGTGGTGGAAACAATGGAATAGGATTTGCGATTCCTATAAATATGGTTAAAAATGTTGTTTCAAAACTAATAAAAGATGGAAAAGTAACAAGAGGTTATTTAGGTGTTGTTATTGATGATTTAAATCCAAATCTATCAAAAGTATATAACCATAGAAAAGGTGCTTTAATTTTAGATGTATCTCCAGATACTCCTGCTAAAAAATATGGTTTACGAAGAGGAGATTTAATCTACGCAATAAATGATAAACCAGTTAGAGATAGAGCTGATTTACAAAATATTATTGCATCATTTAAACCAAATCAAAAAATTACTTTAAATATAGAAAGAGATAAGAAAAATCTAAAATTTGATATTGTTTTAGGGAATAGAAGTGGTTTAATTGTATCAACTGCAAATAATGGTAAATTCCTTGGTGGTCTTGCACTAGCAGAATTAGATCCAAATGTAATAAAAAGATTTAGAATCAATAGCAATGTATCTGGTGTTTTAATTACAAATGTAGAACCAAAATCAAAAGCAGAAAAAGCAGGTTTTCAACCAGGAGATGTTATTGTACAAATAGAAGATATGCAAATTAAATCTTTCGTAAACGTACAACAAGCAATAAGAAAATATAATAATGTACACAAAAGAGTTTATGTTAATAGATATGGACAAACTATTTTATTAGTAATCAAATAA
- a CDS encoding response regulator transcription factor yields MIKVLMIEDDLELAEIITNYLKSFDIVVENYDSPYLGLSTLEIKKDFDLLILDLTLPEIDGLELIPKVRNISDIPIIISSARDDILDKVMGLERGADDYLPKPYNPRELQARIKAILKRIGALTQQQEEPTTNNSAFTIKDDDMQISFKGTTLSLTLAEFDILKLLIQRNGAVIAREDFIYSSNHIEDDSSLKNIDVIISRIRNKISKIDDSKTYIKSVRGIGYQLI; encoded by the coding sequence ATAATAAAGGTACTTATGATAGAAGATGATTTAGAACTTGCTGAAATCATCACAAATTACTTAAAGTCATTTGATATTGTTGTAGAGAATTATGATAGCCCTTATCTTGGGCTATCTACTCTCGAAATAAAAAAAGATTTTGATCTATTGATATTAGATTTAACTCTTCCTGAAATTGATGGATTAGAGCTTATTCCAAAAGTTAGAAATATATCAGATATTCCTATTATTATTTCAAGTGCTAGAGATGATATTCTTGACAAAGTAATGGGTCTAGAAAGAGGTGCTGATGATTATCTTCCTAAACCATATAATCCAAGAGAACTTCAAGCTAGAATAAAAGCTATTTTAAAAAGAATTGGGGCATTAACACAACAACAAGAAGAACCAACTACTAATAACAGTGCTTTTACAATAAAAGATGATGATATGCAAATATCTTTTAAAGGTACTACATTAAGTCTTACACTTGCTGAATTTGATATATTAAAACTTCTAATTCAAAGAAATGGTGCAGTTATTGCAAGAGAAGATTTTATATATTCAAGTAATCATATAGAAGACGATAGTAGTTTAAAAAATATTGATGTTATTATTTCTCGAATTAGAAACAAAATTTCTAAAATTGATGATAGTAAAACTTACATAAAATCTGTAAGAGGAATAGGATACCAGCTTATATGA
- a CDS encoding ArsS family sensor histidine kinase has translation MIKHISISTFINTIFSIAVVAIIITFALFINLDKQRHQIVQKNRYEMIADNFLSVFDKNPSKTQLNSLYKQFKVKLIKDRQKKLKILTLGEELVMRRTYLGTYRIYLYNSEYYLYTQQFGYNLMIEDLHSNRYNIAIIILLLVLSLSTLLFLYIILKRKLFPLKYLDREITKFSKGDLNICIKTDSNDEIGEIAKNFNTAVALIKNQTESKKLFMRNMMHELKTPITKAMFIAETLEDEKSKQMLQKAFKRMDDIIKELATVERITSKTSVICKEPTSFFNIYKKTLEIMMIDSSNLSSKISDFNFDVDSSLFSVALKNLLDNGIKFSKDKKVTLIANQKRIDVISNGKKLKNNLDYYTEPFSQEEKRADGFGLGLYIVKTIVHMHGYKLKYSHKDNKNYFSIILVSHFS, from the coding sequence ATGATAAAACACATCTCAATTTCTACTTTTATTAATACAATTTTTTCTATTGCTGTTGTTGCAATTATTATTACTTTTGCTCTTTTTATAAATCTTGATAAACAAAGACATCAAATTGTACAAAAAAATAGATATGAGATGATTGCTGATAATTTCTTATCGGTATTTGATAAAAACCCTTCAAAAACACAATTAAATAGCCTTTATAAACAATTCAAAGTAAAACTTATAAAAGATAGACAAAAAAAACTAAAAATACTAACTTTAGGTGAAGAATTAGTTATGAGAAGAACATATCTTGGTACTTATAGAATCTATTTATATAATTCTGAATACTATTTATATACTCAACAATTTGGTTACAATCTAATGATTGAAGACTTACACTCTAATAGATATAATATTGCTATTATTATTTTATTATTGGTTTTATCTTTATCAACTTTACTATTTTTATATATAATTTTAAAAAGAAAACTATTTCCTTTAAAATATTTGGATAGAGAAATAACAAAGTTTTCAAAAGGTGATTTAAATATATGCATAAAAACAGATTCAAATGATGAAATAGGTGAGATTGCAAAAAACTTTAATACTGCTGTTGCACTAATAAAAAATCAAACAGAATCAAAAAAATTATTTATGCGAAATATGATGCATGAATTAAAAACACCTATTACAAAAGCCATGTTTATTGCAGAAACATTAGAAGATGAAAAAAGCAAACAAATGCTTCAAAAAGCTTTTAAAAGAATGGATGATATTATAAAAGAGCTTGCAACTGTTGAAAGAATCACATCTAAAACCTCAGTAATTTGTAAAGAACCTACTTCTTTTTTTAATATTTATAAAAAGACTTTAGAAATTATGATGATTGATAGTTCTAATTTATCATCAAAAATCAGTGATTTTAACTTTGATGTTGATAGCAGTCTATTTAGTGTAGCACTTAAAAATTTATTAGATAATGGTATAAAATTTTCAAAAGATAAAAAAGTAACTCTTATTGCAAACCAAAAAAGAATTGATGTTATTTCAAATGGAAAAAAATTAAAAAATAATCTAGATTATTATACAGAGCCTTTTTCTCAAGAAGAGAAAAGAGCTGATGGCTTTGGGCTTGGATTGTATATAGTAAAAACAATAGTACATATGCATGGATATAAATTAAAATATTCGCATAAAGATAATAAAAACTATTTTTCAATTATCCTTGTTTCACATTTTTCATAA
- the cbiB gene encoding adenosylcobinamide-phosphate synthase CbiB, whose amino-acid sequence MFYSVALIAFLLDKFFGEFEKLNINHPIIYIGNLIKFFENRFYKDSIFQGLLLTLFTLSIVFIVVYSISFIESIIIQGFLASFTLSSKMLYDCVLDVLKSKDIEEKKEKLSMLVSRDTKDMTNSDINKASIETYAENLSDGVIAPLFYLICFGLIGAYLYKAINTLDSMVGYRNKRYERFGKVSARLDDIANYIPSRITAILIAILFKSKKALKEFYQCGKKHESLNAGLPIASMAFAIKVKLGGPTSYFGKIKQKPYFGIGNEKIEDSDVYRALSFKSSLDIFIIIGLGVLYALY is encoded by the coding sequence GTGTTTTATAGTGTTGCACTAATAGCTTTTTTATTAGATAAATTTTTTGGAGAGTTTGAAAAATTAAATATAAATCATCCTATTATTTATATTGGAAATTTGATTAAATTTTTTGAAAATAGATTTTATAAAGATTCTATATTTCAAGGTTTATTACTAACTTTATTTACATTAAGTATTGTATTTATAGTTGTTTATTCTATTAGTTTTATTGAAAGTATTATCATTCAAGGCTTTTTAGCTTCATTTACCCTATCTTCAAAGATGTTATATGATTGCGTATTAGATGTACTAAAAAGTAAAGATATTGAAGAAAAAAAAGAAAAATTATCTATGCTTGTAAGTAGAGATACAAAAGATATGACAAATAGTGATATAAATAAAGCAAGTATAGAAACATATGCAGAAAACTTAAGTGATGGCGTAATTGCTCCTTTATTTTATTTAATCTGTTTTGGTCTTATTGGAGCATATTTATATAAAGCTATAAATACACTTGATTCAATGGTTGGATATAGAAATAAAAGGTATGAAAGATTTGGAAAAGTAAGTGCAAGATTAGATGACATTGCTAATTATATACCAAGTAGAATAACAGCAATTTTAATAGCAATACTTTTCAAAAGTAAAAAAGCTTTAAAAGAGTTTTATCAATGTGGTAAAAAACATGAAAGTTTAAATGCTGGATTACCAATAGCTTCAATGGCATTTGCAATTAAAGTTAAACTTGGTGGACCAACTTCATATTTTGGAAAAATAAAACAAAAACCATATTTTGGTATAGGAAATGAGAAAATAGAAGATAGTGATGTTTATAGGGCTTTGAGTTTCAAATCATCATTGGATATTTTTATAATAATAGGATTGGGAGTATTATATGCGTTATATTGA
- a CDS encoding cobyric acid synthase, protein MSKIKNISIFGTSSDAGKSTLTFVIGKILQEKGYKVAPFKAQNVSNNSKVCDDGSEIAIAQYFQSEVLGVKTSYHLNPVLLKSGRGSSASLIVEGKVVSNKDVREYYRDLDLLKPAVKRCYEYLDKRYDCIVSEGAGSPVELNLMHKDLSNIFIADYYNTKIILVANIEKGGVFASIYGCYNLLPKKLRDNVIGVIINKFRGDKTLFDEGVRIIQEDFKIPVLGVLDYIPFNLGFEDSASLQNFIQKKQNIKIKIGVIAYPTMSNYNDIEPLIADQEVFVEFVSSNIALDKFDLLILPGSKLVIKDLKWLKDTGLFENIKSFQKDIFVICGGYEMMFNTLNDKYALENDTAIIEKGFALIDDEVVFEKNKILKKSSYKIFGFDINGFEIHHGVSKKYPLEYENEKLKGTFIHGIFDNDEFRTDYFKSICDEYKGFIFKSYKESKVDEFVNKMKSQLDVKRILNSVL, encoded by the coding sequence TTGAGTAAAATAAAAAACATATCAATCTTTGGTACAAGTAGTGATGCAGGAAAATCAACATTAACTTTTGTAATAGGTAAAATACTTCAAGAAAAAGGTTATAAAGTTGCTCCTTTTAAAGCTCAAAATGTTTCAAATAACTCAAAAGTTTGTGATGATGGAAGTGAAATAGCAATTGCTCAATATTTTCAAAGTGAAGTTTTAGGTGTAAAGACTTCTTATCACTTAAATCCTGTACTTTTAAAATCTGGTCGAGGAAGTAGTGCTTCACTCATAGTTGAAGGAAAAGTGGTCTCAAATAAAGATGTAAGGGAATATTATAGAGATTTAGACCTTTTAAAACCAGCAGTAAAAAGATGTTATGAATATTTAGATAAAAGATATGATTGTATTGTAAGCGAAGGCGCTGGAAGTCCTGTTGAGCTTAATTTAATGCATAAAGATTTATCAAATATATTTATTGCAGATTATTATAATACAAAGATTATATTAGTAGCAAATATAGAAAAAGGTGGAGTTTTTGCATCAATTTATGGTTGTTATAATCTATTGCCTAAGAAGTTAAGAGATAATGTAATTGGTGTGATTATAAATAAATTTAGAGGTGATAAGACTTTATTTGATGAAGGTGTTAGAATAATACAAGAGGATTTTAAAATACCAGTTTTGGGAGTTTTAGATTATATACCTTTTAATTTAGGTTTTGAAGATAGTGCGAGTTTACAAAATTTTATTCAAAAAAAACAAAATATAAAAATAAAAATAGGTGTGATTGCATATCCAACTATGAGTAATTATAATGATATTGAGCCATTAATTGCAGACCAAGAAGTTTTTGTAGAGTTTGTAAGCTCAAATATAGCACTTGATAAGTTTGATTTATTGATACTTCCTGGCTCTAAACTTGTAATAAAAGATTTGAAGTGGCTAAAAGATACAGGACTTTTTGAAAATATTAAAAGTTTTCAAAAAGATATATTTGTTATTTGTGGTGGATATGAGATGATGTTTAACACTTTAAATGACAAATATGCTTTAGAAAATGATACTGCAATAATAGAAAAAGGTTTTGCTTTAATTGATGATGAGGTTGTATTTGAAAAAAACAAAATATTAAAAAAGAGTAGTTATAAAATATTTGGGTTTGATATTAATGGATTTGAAATACATCATGGAGTTTCAAAAAAGTATCCTTTAGAGTATGAAAATGAGAAGTTAAAAGGAACTTTTATTCATGGTATTTTTGATAATGATGAGTTTAGAACAGATTATTTTAAATCAATTTGTGATGAATATAAAGGATTTATTTTCAAGTCATATAAAGAGAGTAAAGTTGATGAATTTGTAAATAAAATGAAATCTCAACTTGATGTAAAAAGGATATTGAATAGTGTTTTATAG
- a CDS encoding aminotransferase class I/II-fold pyridoxal phosphate-dependent enzyme encodes MNTFEHGGDVVSFAKSIDCKIDEVIDLSSNINFIKPQINCDFNSLSISSYPKYEKLYEAIANNYNVKDFELELYNGGSSAIFTLFRHLNLSHCTIYSPAYLEYKKACTIYKYDYNLINRLERLDVPLEKNSLVIFVNPSTPDGTLYDIDKLLEYWDQQDATILIDESFLDFTEGTSAVKYIHRYERLYILKSMTKFYSSAGIRVGTLISNKLNIDELKKFEPMWKLSSFDSEYLQEALKDKKFKKVARAINVKNKIYLEKILQNSGLIDYLFNSSANFVLARLKNYTAKQFQEELKKYKIMIRDCSNFDFLDEKFIRVAVKSQNDLDALKKALDAISK; translated from the coding sequence TTGAATACATTTGAGCATGGTGGAGATGTAGTAAGTTTTGCAAAGAGTATTGATTGCAAAATAGATGAAGTTATAGATTTATCTTCAAATATAAACTTTATAAAACCCCAAATAAATTGTGATTTTAACTCCTTATCAATTTCCTCTTATCCAAAATATGAAAAATTATACGAAGCAATTGCAAATAATTATAATGTAAAAGATTTTGAACTAGAACTATATAATGGTGGAAGTAGCGCAATATTTACTCTTTTTAGACACTTAAATCTTAGTCATTGTACGATTTATTCACCAGCATATTTAGAGTATAAAAAAGCTTGTACTATTTATAAATATGATTATAATTTGATAAATAGACTTGAAAGATTAGATGTTCCTTTAGAAAAAAACTCTTTAGTTATATTTGTAAATCCATCAACTCCTGATGGAACACTTTATGATATTGATAAGTTACTAGAATATTGGGATCAACAGGATGCAACTATATTAATTGATGAGAGTTTTTTAGATTTCACTGAAGGAACGTCAGCAGTAAAATATATACATAGATATGAAAGATTATATATACTAAAATCAATGACAAAATTTTATAGTAGTGCAGGAATTAGAGTAGGGACTCTTATTTCTAATAAACTTAATATTGATGAATTGAAGAAATTTGAACCAATGTGGAAACTTTCATCTTTTGATAGTGAATATTTGCAAGAAGCCTTAAAAGATAAAAAGTTCAAAAAAGTAGCAAGAGCAATAAACGTTAAAAATAAAATATATTTAGAAAAAATTTTACAAAATAGTGGACTTATTGATTATTTGTTTAATAGTAGTGCAAATTTTGTTTTAGCAAGGCTTAAAAACTATACTGCAAAGCAGTTCCAAGAAGAGTTAAAAAAGTATAAAATAATGATAAGAGATTGTAGTAATTTTGATTTTTTAGATGAGAAGTTTATAAGAGTTGCAGTGAAGTCTCAAAATGACTTAGATGCTTTAAAAAAGGCTTTAGATGCTATTTCAAAATAA
- a CDS encoding adenosylcobinamide-GDP ribazoletransferase encodes MRQLFKSFAFSLSYFTVFPIFIKDMIIDKNTFRDSLFFLPLIGLFISLITILISMFLSDFFHPLYASLVSAILSFCLYGFLHTEAITDVVDAWFASYSSKDAYKIMKESTIGAIGALATFCFVLLKVAIITYLLYEKKYEIIIITFMFSRLSLTYILPLFEFKKDSFMNQAFLAKGINTVRVAILLFVVFALFLKSNALVFLFLALVFLYINLKILYKRFGFLNGDCLGCSIEITELLLLNIGFIL; translated from the coding sequence ATGAGACAATTATTCAAATCTTTTGCTTTTTCTCTCTCTTATTTTACGGTATTTCCTATTTTTATAAAAGATATGATAATTGATAAAAATACTTTTAGAGATAGTCTTTTTTTCTTACCTTTAATTGGTCTTTTTATCTCTTTAATTACTATTTTAATATCTATGTTTTTAAGTGATTTTTTTCATCCTTTATATGCAAGTTTAGTAAGTGCAATTTTATCTTTTTGTCTTTATGGATTTTTACATACAGAAGCAATAACTGATGTAGTTGATGCTTGGTTTGCAAGTTATTCAAGTAAAGATGCTTATAAAATCATGAAAGAATCAACAATAGGCGCAATTGGAGCACTTGCTACATTTTGTTTTGTTTTATTAAAAGTAGCCATAATTACATATTTATTATATGAAAAAAAATATGAAATTATCATAATAACTTTTATGTTTTCAAGACTTAGTTTAACTTATATCTTGCCTTTATTTGAGTTTAAAAAAGATAGTTTTATGAATCAAGCATTTCTTGCAAAAGGAATAAATACTGTAAGAGTTGCTATTTTATTGTTTGTTGTTTTTGCACTATTTTTAAAATCAAATGCATTAGTTTTTTTATTTTTAGCTTTAGTTTTTTTATATATAAATCTAAAAATTTTATATAAAAGATTTGGATTTTTAAATGGTGATTGTCTTGGGTGTTCAATCGAAATAACAGAACTTTTACTTTTAAATATAGGATTTATTCTTTGA
- a CDS encoding bifunctional adenosylcobinamide kinase/adenosylcobinamide-phosphate guanylyltransferase, which yields MKSFYFGGQKSGKTSCAIKKVLKIATSKPYYIATYDNSYDDKAMQQRVQNHIKERGDDFFTIEETKDLTKVIKSNETYLIDCMTMFILNNMNNGFDYIKRQLEEIFKIDCNIVFILNDINNGVIPMDKYSREFVDLSSLVGQILAKNCDEVIEVKYSLERRLK from the coding sequence ATGAAGTCTTTTTATTTTGGTGGACAAAAATCTGGAAAAACTTCTTGTGCAATTAAAAAAGTTTTAAAAATAGCAACTTCAAAGCCATATTATATCGCAACATATGATAACTCATATGATGATAAAGCCATGCAACAAAGAGTCCAAAATCATATAAAAGAGCGTGGTGATGATTTTTTTACAATTGAAGAGACAAAGGATTTAACTAAAGTAATAAAATCAAACGAGACTTATTTAATTGATTGTATGACTATGTTTATTTTAAATAATATGAATAATGGATTTGATTATATAAAAAGACAATTAGAAGAGATATTTAAAATAGATTGTAATATTGTATTCATTTTAAATGATATAAACAATGGTGTAATACCAATGGATAAATATAGTAGAGAGTTTGTAGATTTATCAAGTTTAGTAGGACAAATATTAGCTAAAAATTGTGATGAAGTAATAGAAGTTAAATACTCACTTGAAAGAAGATTAAAATGA
- a CDS encoding MarC family protein: MEIGSYFISTYLKMFFIMTPFFVLSVFLTVTNDSDLKEKHSLAIKITISVIVMSLILLYFGKYIFQVFGITLDAFKIGAGALLFLTAVELVKGNKDKQEIKNKSVLDLAVVPLAIPVTIGPGTIGILLVMGAEFNTFSKMMSGSFALVCAIATIGVMLYLSSQFEKIVGKQGILVISKITGLFLAALSAQIMFGGIKSFLNLG; the protein is encoded by the coding sequence TTGGAAATAGGATCATATTTTATATCTACATATTTAAAAATGTTTTTTATAATGACTCCTTTTTTTGTATTATCAGTTTTTTTAACTGTTACAAATGATAGTGATTTAAAAGAAAAACACTCATTAGCTATAAAAATTACAATATCTGTTATAGTGATGTCTTTAATATTATTATATTTTGGTAAATATATTTTTCAAGTATTTGGAATAACATTAGATGCTTTTAAAATAGGTGCTGGAGCACTTTTATTTTTAACAGCAGTTGAGTTAGTAAAAGGAAATAAAGACAAACAAGAGATAAAAAACAAATCAGTTTTAGATCTTGCTGTTGTTCCTTTAGCAATTCCTGTTACAATTGGCCCAGGAACAATTGGTATTTTGCTTGTAATGGGTGCAGAGTTTAATACTTTTTCAAAAATGATGTCAGGAAGTTTTGCTTTAGTATGTGCAATTGCAACAATTGGTGTGATGCTTTATTTATCAAGTCAGTTTGAGAAAATTGTAGGAAAGCAAGGAATTTTAGTTATTTCTAAAATCACAGGACTTTTTCTTGCTGCTTTATCTGCTCAAATTATGTTTGGTGGAATTAAAAGTTTTTTAAATTTAGGATAA
- a CDS encoding nicotinate-nucleotide--dimethylbenzimidazole phosphoribosyltransferase codes for MNFNTILGKRDFLEYLRGKKANFLLSCSVTNTADIEGISQAGIPGKMYLTPTLDAEFLSTSEVRSLDNIATTPKGIPTPAIITRAVHELRPFENIEFLNLGLKIIPQIDYFKRYDFDINPSDNIECGAKIDAMTVFQKGVDFAQNYKPNCEYTILAETIPAGTTTAAATALALGYECKEYFSSSFKNTPNNIRDEVIKKALNNINENMDIFERLSNVSDNMIIFNAGFILGLQSTEHKLILAGGTQLASVLLVVNSILKTMGGQIDSSKIALCTTKWIEEDKNSNIKALLQLLDFEVNAYSTDFDFSTSESEILKLYDSGEAKEGVGAGGSLVYAAINGLDKEYIIKKIESFIGV; via the coding sequence ATGAACTTTAATACTATTTTAGGAAAAAGAGATTTTTTAGAGTATTTAAGAGGTAAAAAAGCCAACTTTTTACTTTCTTGCTCTGTTACAAATACAGCTGATATAGAAGGTATTTCTCAAGCAGGAATACCAGGTAAAATGTACTTAACTCCAACATTAGATGCAGAATTTTTATCTACAAGCGAAGTTAGATCTTTAGATAATATTGCAACAACGCCAAAAGGTATTCCTACTCCTGCTATTATTACAAGAGCAGTACATGAACTAAGACCTTTTGAAAATATAGAATTTTTAAACTTAGGGTTAAAAATAATCCCACAAATTGATTATTTTAAAAGATATGATTTTGATATAAATCCTAGTGATAATATAGAGTGTGGTGCAAAAATTGATGCAATGACAGTATTTCAAAAGGGTGTAGATTTTGCACAAAATTATAAACCAAATTGTGAATATACAATTTTAGCAGAAACAATTCCAGCTGGAACTACAACAGCAGCAGCAACTGCATTGGCTTTAGGTTATGAATGTAAAGAGTATTTTTCAAGTTCATTTAAAAATACTCCTAATAATATACGAGATGAAGTTATAAAAAAAGCATTAAACAATATAAATGAAAATATGGATATTTTTGAAAGATTATCTAATGTTAGTGATAATATGATAATTTTTAATGCTGGATTTATTTTAGGACTTCAATCAACTGAACATAAACTAATTTTAGCAGGAGGAACGCAATTAGCAAGCGTTTTACTTGTTGTGAACTCTATATTAAAAACAATGGGTGGACAAATTGATAGCTCAAAGATTGCTTTATGTACTACAAAATGGATTGAAGAAGATAAAAACTCAAATATAAAAGCATTACTGCAATTACTTGATTTTGAAGTAAATGCATATAGTACAGATTTTGATTTTTCAACTAGTGAAAGTGAAATTTTAAAACTTTATGATAGTGGTGAAGCAAAAGAGGGTGTTGGTGCTGGAGGTTCATTAGTTTATGCAGCGATAAATGGACTAGATAAAGAATATATTATTAAAAAAATTGAATCATTTATAGGAGTATAA
- a CDS encoding response regulator transcription factor — MKILLLEDNKRLSELIIDALEQKNYKVDWFENGKSAIDAIYDGYDCFILDINVPGIDGLSLLKEIRTMDEKTPAIIISANVDLDTIKNAYSKGCDEYIKKPFYIYELETKLKKLCIKEQSEVNLKDGFIYNISKETLYENNELVKLAKKEILLMTLFVKNYDKVVTFEQIEQYVWQGDLTTNENIRALVKRLRKKLPKDTILSQGGMGYKLNIN; from the coding sequence ATGAAAATATTGCTATTAGAAGATAATAAGAGATTATCAGAATTAATAATAGATGCTTTAGAACAAAAAAATTATAAAGTAGATTGGTTTGAAAATGGTAAAAGTGCAATTGATGCTATTTACGATGGCTATGATTGTTTTATTTTGGATATAAATGTTCCAGGTATTGATGGTCTTTCTTTATTAAAAGAGATAAGAACAATGGATGAAAAAACACCTGCAATTATTATTAGTGCAAATGTTGATTTAGATACTATAAAAAATGCATATTCAAAAGGTTGTGATGAGTATATAAAAAAACCTTTTTATATTTATGAATTAGAAACTAAATTAAAAAAATTATGTATAAAAGAACAATCTGAAGTTAATTTAAAAGATGGATTTATTTATAATATCTCAAAAGAGACTTTATATGAAAATAATGAGTTAGTAAAACTTGCAAAAAAAGAGATATTACTTATGACTTTATTTGTAAAAAACTATGATAAAGTAGTTACTTTTGAACAAATAGAGCAGTATGTTTGGCAAGGAGATTTAACAACAAATGAAAATATTAGAGCTTTAGTTAAGAGATTAAGAAAAAAATTGCCAAAAGATACTATTCTTTCTCAAGGTGGTATGGGTTATAAACTAAATATCAATTAA